One genomic region from Methanonatronarchaeum thermophilum encodes:
- a CDS encoding OBG GTPase family GTP-binding protein translates to MTESIRQEIEELEDEIQSTPYNKATSKHIGKLKAKVANLKEKLEKQSSGSKGGEGYDVQKSGDRTAVLVGFPSVGKSTLLSKLTGAESEIASYDFTTLDVIPGMLKHKGCNIQILDVPGLIEGASTDRGRGRRVLSVVRNCDLVLITTDVHRMEHITKIKQELYDAGIRLDKKPPKIEIEKKDKGGIDIVSSVEQDLDEDTIKAILKEYKVINATVILREKFDLDRLIDGISGNRVYMPSLTIVNKVDETQKNIKEDSEGRIYISAEQEINLEYLKDKILEKLDIKRIYLKPQRGEPDMEDPIVVDQNATVKDVSRKLHREFEEKFRYAKVWGNSAKHDGQQVGKDHQLKDGDILSIVTN, encoded by the coding sequence ATGACTGAATCTATTAGACAAGAGATTGAAGAGCTTGAGGATGAAATTCAAAGCACTCCATATAACAAAGCAACTTCAAAGCATATCGGGAAACTTAAAGCAAAGGTTGCTAATTTAAAGGAGAAACTTGAGAAACAAAGTTCTGGTTCTAAAGGCGGAGAGGGATACGATGTTCAGAAAAGTGGTGACCGAACCGCTGTACTGGTCGGTTTCCCCTCCGTCGGTAAATCTACTTTATTATCTAAATTAACAGGAGCTGAATCTGAAATTGCTTCTTACGACTTCACAACCTTAGATGTAATCCCAGGTATGCTTAAACATAAAGGCTGCAACATACAGATACTGGATGTCCCTGGTTTAATCGAAGGCGCTTCAACAGATAGAGGTCGAGGACGAAGAGTTCTATCGGTAGTTAGAAACTGCGACCTGGTGTTAATCACCACAGATGTTCATAGAATGGAGCATATAACCAAAATCAAACAGGAACTGTATGACGCCGGCATACGATTAGATAAAAAACCACCTAAAATTGAAATCGAAAAAAAAGACAAAGGCGGCATCGACATAGTCAGTTCAGTCGAACAAGACCTCGATGAAGACACAATAAAAGCAATTCTCAAAGAATACAAAGTAATAAACGCAACAGTTATACTAAGAGAAAAATTCGATTTAGACCGTTTAATAGACGGAATATCAGGAAACAGAGTCTACATGCCATCACTCACAATAGTAAACAAAGTAGATGAAACACAAAAAAACATAAAAGAAGACAGCGAAGGACGTATCTACATATCAGCTGAACAAGAAATAAACCTAGAATACCTGAAAGACAAAATTCTAGAAAAACTCGACATAAAAAGAATCTACCTAAAACCCCAACGTGGCGAACCCGACATGGAAGACCCAATAGTTGTAGACCAAAACGCAACCGTAAAAGACGTATCAAGAAAGCTACATAGAGAGTTCGAGGAAAAATTCAGATACGCAAAAGTATGGGGCAACTCAGCAAAACACGACGGCCAACAAGTCGGTAAAGACCACCAACTAAAAGACGGAGACATACTAAGCATAGTAACAAACTAA